Proteins encoded in a region of the Eulemur rufifrons isolate Redbay chromosome 15, OSU_ERuf_1, whole genome shotgun sequence genome:
- the GTF3C6 gene encoding general transcription factor 3C polypeptide 6, with amino-acid sequence MAAAEERSPEDREEEEEEEQLVLVELSGIIDSDFLSKCENKCKVLGIDTERPILQVDSYVFAGEYEDTLGTCVIFEENVEHGDTEGNNKTVLKYKCHTMKKLSMTRTLLTEKKEGEENIGGVEWLQIKDNDFSYRPNMICSFLHENEDEEVVAPAPDKPLQLEEQDIHMKGSSNLSYEQEKPLHLEIEDSGPLIEIPSETEGSVFMETQDVALEVSPR; translated from the exons ATGGCGGCAGCCGAGGAGCGGAGTCCAGAggacagagaagaggaagaagaagag gAGCAGTTGGTTCTGGTGGAATTATCAGGAATTATTGATTCAGACTTTCtctcaaaatgtgaaaataaatgcaaGGTTTTG GGAATTGACACTGAGAGGCCCATTCTACAAGTGGACAGCTATGTCTTTGCTGGGGAATATGAAG ATACTCTTGGGACTTGtgttatatttgaagaaaatgttgaacATG GGGATACAGAAGGCAATAATAAAACAgtactaaaatataaatgccaTACAATGAAGAAGCTCAGTATGACAAGAACTCTTCTGacggaaaagaaggaaggagaagaaaacatag GTGGGGTGGAATGGCTGCAAATCAAGGATAATGACTTCTCCTATAGACCCAACATGATCTGTAGCTTTCTACATGAAAATGAAGATGAAGAAGTGGTAGCTCCAGCCCCAGATAAACCTTTGCAGTTGGAAGAGCAAGACATTCACATGAAAGGCAGTTCAAACCTGAGTTATGAACAGGAGAAGCCACTGCACTTGGAAATAGAGGATTCTGGTCCTCTTATTGAAATCCCTTCTGAGACGGAAGGTTCTGTTTTTATGGAAACTCAAGATGTTGCCTTAGAAGTCAGTCCTAGATGA
- the RPF2 gene encoding ribosome production factor 2 homolog isoform X1 has product MDALDRVVKPKTKRAKRFLEKREPKLSENIKNAMLIKGGNANATVTQVLRDVYALKKPYGVLYKKKNITRPFEDQTSLEFFSKKSDCSLFMFGSHNKKRPNNLVIGRMYDYHVLDMIELGIEKFVSLKDIKNSKCPEGTKPMLIFAGDDFDVTEDYRRLKSLLIDFFRGPTVPNIRLAGLEYVLHFTALSGKIYFRSYKLLLKKSGCRTPRIELEEMGPSLDLVLRRTHLASDDLYKLSMKMPKALKPKKKKNISHDTFGTTYGRIHMQKQDLSKLQTRKMKGLKKRPAERITEDQEKKAKRIKKN; this is encoded by the exons ATGGACGCTTTGGATCGAGTTGT AAAGCCCAAAACAAAAAGAGCCAAGAGATTCCTTGAGAAGAGAGAACcaaaactcagtgaaaatattaaaaatgcgaTGCTGATTAAAGGAGGAAATGCAAATGCAACAGTGACACAAGTACTTAGAGATGTG TATGCACTGAAAAAACCATATGGCGTTCTGTATAAAAA gAAAAATATTACAAGACCATTTGAGGATCAGACATCACTG gaattcttttcaaagaaatcaGATTGTTCCTTGTTCATGTTTGGTTCCCATAATAAGAAGCGGCCAAATAATCTAGTAATAG GTCGTATGTATGACTATCATGTGCTGGATATGATTGAATTAGGTATTGAAAAGTTTGTCTCTCTAAAAGACATTAAG AACAGTAAATGTCCGGAGGGAACGAAACCCATGTTAATATTTGCTGGTGATGATTTTGATGTAACAGAAGACTATAGAAGACTAAAAAGTCTTCTTATTG ATTTTTTCAGAGGACCCACAGTACCAAATATCCGCCTGGCTGGATTAGAGTATGTTCTGCACTTCACTGCACTGAGTGGGAAGATTTACTTTCGAAGCTATAA gtTGCTGTTGAAGAAATCTGGTTGCAGAACACCACGGATTGAATTGGAAGAGATGGGACCCTCACTGGATCTAGTTCTGAGGAGGACACACCTGGCATCAGATGacctttataaattatctatgAAAATGCCAAAAGCTCTCAAG ccaaagaagaagaaaaatatctcccATGATACTTTTGGTACAACTTATGGAAGGATTCATATGCAGAAGCAAGACCTGAGCAAACTACAAACCAGGAAAATGAAGGGATTGAAGAAGCGACCTGCAGAAAGGATAACAGAAGACcaggagaaaaaagcaaagagaattaaaaaaaattga
- the RPF2 gene encoding ribosome production factor 2 homolog isoform X2 has translation MYFVLKAINYVLQYALKKPYGVLYKKKNITRPFEDQTSLEFFSKKSDCSLFMFGSHNKKRPNNLVIGRMYDYHVLDMIELGIEKFVSLKDIKNSKCPEGTKPMLIFAGDDFDVTEDYRRLKSLLIDFFRGPTVPNIRLAGLEYVLHFTALSGKIYFRSYKLLLKKSGCRTPRIELEEMGPSLDLVLRRTHLASDDLYKLSMKMPKALKPKKKKNISHDTFGTTYGRIHMQKQDLSKLQTRKMKGLKKRPAERITEDQEKKAKRIKKN, from the exons atgtattttgttttgaaagctataaattatgttttacagTATGCACTGAAAAAACCATATGGCGTTCTGTATAAAAA gAAAAATATTACAAGACCATTTGAGGATCAGACATCACTG gaattcttttcaaagaaatcaGATTGTTCCTTGTTCATGTTTGGTTCCCATAATAAGAAGCGGCCAAATAATCTAGTAATAG GTCGTATGTATGACTATCATGTGCTGGATATGATTGAATTAGGTATTGAAAAGTTTGTCTCTCTAAAAGACATTAAG AACAGTAAATGTCCGGAGGGAACGAAACCCATGTTAATATTTGCTGGTGATGATTTTGATGTAACAGAAGACTATAGAAGACTAAAAAGTCTTCTTATTG ATTTTTTCAGAGGACCCACAGTACCAAATATCCGCCTGGCTGGATTAGAGTATGTTCTGCACTTCACTGCACTGAGTGGGAAGATTTACTTTCGAAGCTATAA gtTGCTGTTGAAGAAATCTGGTTGCAGAACACCACGGATTGAATTGGAAGAGATGGGACCCTCACTGGATCTAGTTCTGAGGAGGACACACCTGGCATCAGATGacctttataaattatctatgAAAATGCCAAAAGCTCTCAAG ccaaagaagaagaaaaatatctcccATGATACTTTTGGTACAACTTATGGAAGGATTCATATGCAGAAGCAAGACCTGAGCAAACTACAAACCAGGAAAATGAAGGGATTGAAGAAGCGACCTGCAGAAAGGATAACAGAAGACcaggagaaaaaagcaaagagaattaaaaaaaattga